CCGTTGTCGATGAGTATCTAAATCGTCGCGGAATCTATCTGCGACCCAAAATGCTACGCTGCCGGCTGGATCGCCGATCAATGGTGGCGGGTGTTCAGGCTCCAGACGGCAAGATCATAGCGATCCAGCAGACATGGCTAACCGGGGAGGGCGAGAAGGCGGCATCGAAGCGCCTGACAACCGGCAATCTCGGCACGGGCGCCGTGCGCTTGGGGGCAGCAAACGCGGTCATGGGGCTAGCTGAGGGCGTTGAGACGGCGCTTTCCGCAATGCAGATGACAGGCGTGACGGTATGGGCATCGCTGGGAGCTGCGCGGCTTCACAGCGTCGAATTACCGCCCGATGTCCGGGAGGTGCATGTCTTCTGCGACAATGACGGGCCTGGCCGCACCGCCGCCAAGCGGGCAGCGGATGTTCACACTACGCTAGGACGTAGCGTCTATCTGCGGTCGCCGCCGGATCAATGCGGGGACTGGAACGATTTTCTGAACCTGCTTGCCGATCGCGACGGGCGCGACCTGCCATCCTCCGACGTTGCGGAGGACGCGGCATGAATATGCGAACGATCATTGTCGGAGAGAAGGTGGAGGCAGTCAGCCCCAAGTCGGCCGCGCCGCTGTTCGTGCTTTATGACGATTTGGACGCGGAGGCATCGAAGGCGTGGCTTGTCGACAGGATGCTCGGCGCAGGCGAACTGAGCGCATTCTATGGCCCTCCAGGCTGCGGTAAGGGGGTCATCATCGAGGACATGGCCCTGCACATTGCGGCAGGCTGCGATTGGCATGGTCGGGCTGTAGCGCGCGGTTCCGTTGTTTACATCGCACTAGAGCGCAAACGGTTGGTGGAGCGCAGGGCCATCGCGTTCAGAAACAAGCATGGCCTGAGGAATGTGCCTTTTGCGATCGTCGGCGGTGTGTACGACTTCCGCGATGTAACTACAGCGGCGCAGATCGCGGAGATATGCCGAGAAGTCGAGCACAAGACCGGCCAGGCCGTGGTCCTAATCGTCATTGACACGGTTTCAAGGGCGCTTGCTGGTGGGGACGAGAACAGCCCGAAGGATATGGGCGCACTTGTTACCGTAACCGCCAAGCTCCAGGAGGACACGCAGGCTCACATCCTGTTGGTGCACCATATTCCCCATGACTCCGATCGCTTGCGTGGTCATGGCGCCCTGCTCGGTGCCGTAGATACCACTATTGCCGTTGCCAACGGCGGCGCGGCGCGCTCAGCGAGAGTCGTGAAGGCCAACGATAGCGAAGAGGGCGAGGGGATCAGCTTCACGATCGACTCGGTGGAGATCTCCCAGGACGGCACCACCGCTGCCGTGGCGGTTCCGGCAGACGCACCACCACCACCGACGTCGGTCGGACCGCGGCTCAGCGCCAATGCCAAGACCATGCTGGCGATACTCCAGGAAGCAGGCCGCGATGGTCTGCTAACCGAGGAGTGGAACGCAAGGTCTCGAGATGCCGGCATCGGAGCGCGACGCAGAGCCGACCTCACAGACGCGAGGTCGATCCTGAAGCGAGCGGGACTAGTCCGCGAATACGCCGACCGTTGGCGTTCCCAAGCATGATGTTCGGTTTGTTCGGGGTCTAAAGACCCCCGAACCGAACCGAACACCGAACATGCCCCTTCCGAACACCGAACAGAACAGAACCGAACATGACGAACACGTTGAAAGAATTGAGGTGTCCGGGGGACATCAAGGGGAAAGCCGATGGAGTGCCCGAACCGGCCAAGGCCAAAAACTCGCACAAAGCCAAATTGATTTCCTCGCCTCGCCAATGTGGCTGTGGCTTGGCGGGGGGAGTCTGAAGGTTTGCCGGGGTGCCTTGAAACCGGCTCCAGCGCCACCTTTTGCTAATCGTCCATTTTTTCGGAGATACAATTGAAGCGTGGCCGTAAATCAGCTGCAGAGGTTGCGAGCGTCGTCGTAGCGGCGGGGACGAGCATGCCGGCTCAGCCTCCTGCGGAGTTGACCGACGCGCAGGCCATGATCTGGCGTGACGCGGTTGGGTCGATGCCGGGCAACTGGCTCACACGGGCTGCCCATCCGATCCTGATTGCTTACTGCAGGCATGCCTGCCGAGCGCGCCTGTTGGAAATGCAGATCGCACAGTTCGAGGTGGAGTGGACCAGGGTCGATGGCGGCCTGGAGCGGCTCGACAAGCTGTTTGCGATGGCGGAGCGCGAGACTCGCGCCATATCAGCCTGCGCTCGTGCCCTTCGCCTGACGCCCCAGGCTTTGATGCACCCCAGGACGGCGGGCCGCAGGATCAATGATCTCCCGGCGGGGCCACGGCCGTGGGACGAGAAATGACGGACAGCAGCGATGCCGAATCACGCTTCGACGCTTTGATCGCTGATGCGCCGACACCAGCGTGCGCTGCCGCGTGGCGCCGGGCCGAAAGGGCGTACTTCCAACCAGTTCCTCCTGGGCGCACGCCGATCAATGACGATGGGGCGCTGGACGAGGTCGCGAGTCTGATCGAGTCCGGTGTAGCTCGCTCCGAGTATGCAGCTCTGACTCGTGTTGCGAGGCGAATTGCAAAACACGATTCAAAGTGGAAGTCAGTACGCGAGCGCCTACGAAGAAAATGGATCGCGCACAAAAAAAGTAGCCACGAAAATATTTAAGTGGCTAGTCAGCGCGATGCACATTGCGAGTGTCAGATTAGGAACTCGCACATGTTCGCACGTAAACGTCCGCCGGTCCAACTCGTCGAGAGTGTCACTGAAGACGCATCTCCCACCATCGCGGGCGACGTACCGTCGCTGAAGGCGGTCTCGACCCGATATGCTGAATTGACGGCCTTGCAGACCTCCCTCCGCCAGTCCGCGGCGCATCTACAGTCGGAAATCGCGGAAGCAAATCCTGAGTGCCGGGCGAGGATTGAGGTTGATCTTGCCGAGATCGATCGGAAGCAGCACGAAGTCACGGCTCAGTTGAGGCGAGAGTCGGCTGAGGCATCGGCCGCCGTCTGCAGGCTTGTCGCTCCACACTATCGCGAATTGGTCGCAAGGCTGGCCGCAGCACTCATCGAGGTGCATCGCGCGAACTCCGCTTATACCGATTTTGCCGAAAAGCTCGATCGCCGCTCGGTGAAGTGGGCTCGGCTTAAGCCAGCGTTTCCACATTTTCTCGGAAGCCCTAAAGACAAGAATTCTCACCTGGCCGTGTTTCTCAAACAGCTCGTCGCCGATGGCTTCCTGGAGCGACGGGATCTTCCGAAAGAGTTCGGGGGGAAGGCATGACACCTCTTGGCCGCCCGAAACTCGAATATTTGAACTCCGGACGCATTGATCGCGTCGGACCGGGGTCCATTACCCCCACCAGAGGCGCGCGCAAGGCCGGGGTCTTAGGCTACATCGGTGGATGGGCCACCCGATACGCTAAACCGCACATTCACAAGTCGCGCATCGAGGTCATGATGGTCGGATGCTTCGCCACAACCTTGGCGAAGCAGCAGGCTGTTCGGTTCCTGATTGACCACGATGAGGGGCAGCTCGTCGCCACGAGCGACGACAATCTCATGCTGCGCAGCGATGAGGTCGGTCTCGCATTCATTTTGACCGTGCCGGCGACAGATGCGGGCGAGAAGGCCCTTCGGGCCGTCGAGTCGGGCCGGATGGCGGCGATGTCGGTTGGTTATGAAACCGTGGAGACCGAGGCCAAGCAGCTCGCCGGGGAGCAATGTTACCTCGTTCGATCCGCGAGATTGAATGAGATCTCCCTGGTCTCGCGCGGTGCGGTATCGCAGGCCTATGCGAAGGTTATTGCGAGGCCCGATTTCTCGCTGGTTTTGGAAGACGCCGCGGGCGCTGATCGTGCCGCGGAGAAATCGAAACACGAAGCGCTTCGGGCAAGAGCAAGTGCCGCTGCGTCGGATGTGTCGTCCTCGTTCCGCAACGTCATCAATCTTCTTGGAGCGATGGGAAATGCTGCATGACGTTAGGATGTTGGGTGCAGCAGAGGACGGGGAGTGCGGTGAACGTGTCCACATCGCGCTCCCCGCTCCTCGATTTCAGGGGGCCGCGATGACCGCAGAACTGGCAAAGGGCAAATAGATGTCTGCTGCCATCATGTTGCGACAGCATAACTGCATCCATTTAGCGACTGATGCCGCGGTTTATTTCCAGGATGGCGTGGTGGCTGAATTTGTCGATAAGTGCCGCGCCTTTCCCGAGATTAGATGCGCCGTCACGATGCTCGGCGCCTCCCGTTGGCAGGATCTCGTTTTTGATGCCTTCCGCGAGACATTCACGTCGTTCGATGATGCCAAGGAGCGCATGCCGTTCCTTCTGCAGGTGTTGTGGCGCGAGCATGCAAGCACTGTCTGCGAGCCGGGAGCGTGGCCCGCTTGCGACGTGTGGGTGATTGGCTGGTCCGATCAGATCGGTGGGCCGGATGGTTTTACAGCCTTCATGGATGACTTCGAGGAGTGGAGAGATCGCGATGGCGCTAACCCCCATGCGCGGCCACCGTTTGTTGTCTATCCGCTGCATCCTGAGTTTGGCCTGAATTGGCATCCGCATCCGACCGCGGAGCAACTCTTCGAGGCGAAGTTTCCGAGAAGTCTGGCGGAGACGGAAATGTTGAGCGATGTCGATCTCCTTCAGGTGATGGAGGTCCAGCGTCGCATTCCGAGCCGATTTCACGGTCACCCGATCGTTGGCGGTTACATGGACATGACGACAGTGGATCGAAACGGCGCACTTCAGCGTCGAGTCCATACCTGGGATGACAAGGTCGGCGAATTGATCCGGCCGGGGTCAATCGATTGGGTGAAGTGGCGACAGGCGCGCGAGCGTGCTCCCAGCAATGTCGCATCAATACGCAAGGCAAGAAAGATTCTTCATGCTTAATAACCTGCAAAATCAACTGCCTGTTCTCGACGCCGTCGGGGGCGCGCAAAAGATGGCTGCGCAGTATGCCGCCGACTATGCGACCTACCTAGATCAAGGCAAGACCTCGACGGATGCCGCTGCCCTCGCCAGCGCTAATTTTGCCGCGTCGCAGGCGCAGGCCAACTCGTCCGCGAAGGAGATGTTGTTCAATCTCCAGAATCAGGCTGCCGCTGCTGGCGCGGTTACGGGCGCCGAGCGAATTGGTGCGCAGGGGCAAGCGACGTATAATTCGTTGATTCACCAGGGCGTCGACGAGACACTGGCTGCGTCGGTTGCCAACCAGCAAATGGCGAACAGCGTGGACGCCGCCAATGCAAAAGTCGAGCAGCAGACCGAAAACGTTAAAGACAATACCGCCATGATCCGGGCAGCGCGCGATGGCACAGAAGCGACCACGGCGGCAATGATCGCGTATAAAAATGCAGTCAATTCCGGTGCAGACACTGATGTTGCCATAGCTCTAAAGAACGCCGTTTTGGAAAACGGACTCGAACGGCAGGCAGACAAGGCTTACGCGGCGGCCGAGGCATACGATCGACTTGCTGAAGCAGAACGCGCTGCGGCTCGGGCTGCACATGATGCGCAATATGCCGACATCACGCCCGGCGGTGATAATTCCTTTGGATTCTTCCAACTCAAGAACGGGATCGAGGGCAATAGCGCTTACGCAGAAAGCGGATACCAGTCCTACAACTGGCAGCAGCAGGGGGTTCAATCTCTGGCGAACAGCGGGCTACTTTCCGGAAGCGCGCTCGATCAAGCCTGGTCAAATGCGTCGAAGAGCCCAGACATCAGTGCTGTCCAGGAAGCGCAAATAACTCAGGCGCTCCGCAACGGAGGTATTGATGCTGCGATAAACGTTGCAAAGCGGTTTGGAGTAGACGCGCAACAACAATTTCAGAGTGTGGATTCCCTCTATCAGATCAAAAATGGAATGACCGGCGACAACGCCGTCAAGGCCGCCAATCTGCAAGATGAACTTGCGTGGCTTCAATCCCAACCCGAAACCGTCGCCCGCGATCAGGCCATCATCAATCTGCAAAGTTCGATCGATGGCCTAACAAAGTCCACCGACAGCTTGAACAGCACAAACCAAAGTCTGCTGTCGCCGTATTATTCGCAAGACCCGAGGACGAGCCATATCGGCTTCCGCTCGCAGGGCATGGCGACGGGCGGGGAGATCACCATCCCCGGTGGCTACAGCGCCAACGACAATATGACGGTGACTGTGCCGGTCGCGTCGGGCGAGTTGCTATCGGTGCGGCGTCCTGGTCAGAGCCTCGGCAACGCCACGCAAAACGTCACGATCAATCTCGGAGGGATCACCATCAATAGCGGCGGTGGACAGGTTGACACCAACGCGATCGGAAGGACCGTCTATCAGGCGCTCCAATCCGGCGCCAAGCAACTCTCGGTGGCCGGCCGATGACAATACCGGCTTATCGTCTGCCAGAAGCCATCGAGAAGGGCTCAAGGTTCGGGCCTGCGTTCAAAAATGTAATTCAGGAGGCGATCTCCGGCAACGAGCAGCGCTTTGGGCAATGGACCAAATTGTCGCTGTGTCGGCGTCTCGGTGTGGTCGCGCCGATTTAGGGATGCCCCAAGCTTTCACGGCGAATCCCCCCATAGGTATTTACTAGCTTTGCAAATCGGTCTTTCGCGTCATCCGGACATGTAGTTCTCTCTCCGAATTTGAATATTTTCCTTGCCGGTCTTTCCTTGAGGGGTGCAATCATAGCGCTCGCCGGAAAACAGAACAGCGTCACGCCCAGACGCGCAGAGAGTGCTTGAATCGGTTCAGGTACAGCATAAACCCCGTCTTGCAGCCAATATTTACCGCGATCGACTACAAGGTCTGTTACGCCTTCGTCTGCAAGAAATTCAGACACTCTTCCCGCAACAATTGCATTAAGGTAGGCGACATTCGCTACGATTGCCTCTGTTTGGATGAGGCGGCTCCCGGCGGGCAGAAAATAGCCAAAGCTTCCGGCTCGATCCCCCATCGCGAATATAGCGTTGCTATCTGCCTGCCTTGCTTCGATCACATTGGCGACGCCCCAAGAGGGAGTTTTATTTTGAAGGTGTGCGGCAGCTAGAATTGGTGCGTTGTAGCGGACTAAATATTCAGAGCTTGACCATAGCGTTTCCAACACCAAGACAAAAACTGCCATCCATTTTTGTGGTCCAGGCTTCGTTTCCGAAAGTACCAGAAGAGTAAAATAGAAAAGGAGAGCAACAGGCCAGGCGTACCAATGCCAGATATGCCAACCTGAAAAGATGCTGTAGTAAGCGGCAGACGCAGCGATCGCAAACATGCAAATGCTGATCTCTTGCTTATGCTTGAGGTTGGCAGCGCGACGTGGGGCTAGCGAAACGATGACCAATGCTAAAGTCGGCGCAATGGCCCATCTAAGTATATCCAAACCTGCCTGGAAATTTTGGCCAAGTCTATTTCCAACGGCTTTTGCCAAACCAGAGATCGGAAGAGGCGTACCGAAGAAAGTGTAATTCAATAAAAGATAGGTGAGGATGGCGAACGCGAGAAGAAGGTTCGAGCGATAGTCGATCCGTCTATCGATCGCGAATTGAAAAATCTCTCTTCCGATGATCAGACCAACCGCATCGAGTCTCGCCAGGAACAGAAGGGTCGCAAATGTTCCGCGTTGCCAACCATCAGATCGGAAATACAGAAGTGCAATTGGTAGGCATAGGACGGTTTCCAATCCTGAAGATGAGACCATTGGAAATGCGATCGTGGTCAATGCGGCAGGCCAAGCCTTTCCGTATATCCGAGACGATAGAAACATAAACGTGCCGATGACACAGAAAATCAGCAGATGCAGTACGACGGCGAGAGCGTGATGATCGCCGCGGACCAAAAATGAAGCGGCCGCCAAAATGGCCATCCAGAGTGGCTGATATCCGTTTGTGTCGAGCGGCGGCGCGAACATGCTCCGCAAATTCACAGCTAAATTCGATGCAACTCCGAGATAATAGTATGCGTCGTCAAAGATCAGATCTACCCAAGTCGTCGGTTCAGCAAAAAGTGTGATGGTGGCGGCGACGAGCGGGACTGACAGAGCGAGCAAATTGACGAAGCCAACCACGCTCACATTCCGAGTCCCAAACGCCATAGATGAACTTTCGCGCCTTTGTTTCGATGCTACGAGCATTGTGGGAAATTACCGTTGGTGTGGCGACTTATCGCTTTGTGAGCGGGCTAGAGCGTCCGACTCCGCTTCAGCCCAGGTAGCTACCGCGTACCCCAATTCTGGCGACAATCTCACGGCGGTAACAGGGGGGCACACCCCTTTTTTGAGGGGCGGCACGCGAGGCGGGGAAGACTGCAGGGGTGGTAGCGGACCGGCTCTTACCGCATGCGATTGAAGCCGAAAACGGCCCCAAGCGCAATCCGGGGCTGGCCGGGAATTTCGCTGGAGCCGTTTCGGCGCAGCCGAATCAAACGGCGCGCACTCGCTCAGCATTCCTCGCGCTCAAATTGTGCGCAATAACATATGATCAAATTGGCCCCAGCTCCGGGGGCAGGGGGGCTCGTATGGAGCTGGGGCCAGTGGGGTCTGCCCTTCATGGCGGCGAAGGGCGAAGGGAAAACCTGGCAACCCATCGACCGTTCCTATGACCACCCGTAAATTTCCCAGTAGGCAAACGGCTGGCTAGGCCCGGAATTGCACGGGGTTGCGCTGCGTAGTTCCGACAACTACCCAGCGCACTATGCCGGAACCCATGATGCTTAAATGCCCGCGGTGTGGCTTTGCGATGCTGTCGGCCGATAAGCACCTCGATTGGCGCGAGCGCACTTACGAGTGCATAAACTGCGGCAATGAATTGAAGGGGCACGACCTCGACCCGTGGCGAGAAGACGTCAAAAACCCAATCAAGTAGGGCGCTTCCGGCATTCGGATGGTCAGCCTGAGAGGGTGTCGCCTGGCGTCAATATTCGGACGTAGGTGCCGCTCTCGTGCAGCTCGATCCACCTCGCTCTATGGCGTGCTTGATGCTGGCGCTAAATTCAGACCCGGTGGCTTTGCAGCCGTCTTTCGATAGGAACGGTGCGTTGATCTTCTCGATATGGATGCGACCGTCCTGAACCGCCTCTATCATCTTGGTCAATTCGATCAGCTTGCGAGCCGCGGCCTCGGGGTCGGAATAGGGACGCTCGCTTTTCATGTTCATGGATCAGCCCCAGCCAAATTGATGCCGATCGTATAGGCGATTCTCAATTCACGGCCGGCTATTCTTTCTCGGCAAGATCGCTTGCTCGGTGCCGTTGCTGCCGGCGACAATGTTGGACCCGCGCGTGCCGCAAGCCGTGCAGACGAACCGCGGCTCAAGCTGTGAAATCCGGAGCGCGTCCGGCCATCGGTCAACATACTCGGCTGGGAGTTTGACGTTATGGCTGCACCTGTAGTCCTCGCAGAACACAATCAGGTCGCGCACGCCCGTTGATCGCAGGTCGCCAAGCGTAATCTTGAGCGGGCGGCCATCAGGTTCGGTGCGATTGCGTCGGGGCGGTCTCGTCATGGGCGCTATCGAAGCGCGGAGCCCGTGAGAGTCAAATTGTCGATTGCTGGTGGCTGGGAACGATCACGGGCCACAATTCCTCGTGGTGCCTATCAAATCGGTGAATTGTCATTCTTGAGCCTTTGGCTCGCCCCGACTCAGGCGCGCCCTTCCGCAGCGCATTTCCGCGCTTTGTGGAGGCGAGCATGTCCCGTGTCCAAAAATTCCGTTCACATGAGGAGCGTAGCGCGGCGCGCCGGAAGTGGATGGGTGTCCCTCCAGGCATGACCGAAGACCTCGCCGCCGAGTTCATGCGGCGGCTAACAGCAGGCGAGACGCTACGAAGGATCACGTCCGGCAATAAACGATGTGGGCCGGCTCTGGTTACGCCACAACGTTTCAAGAAGCATTGCGAATTGCACCCTGCTTGGGCGATCGAAGCAAGGCGTCTTGCCAAAATCAACGAAAAGGCGGCGGACGCGCTCAAGTCCCCCAAACTGTACAAGCTATGCTGTAAACACGGCCACTCGCTGGATCTAAGATATACGTACCATAGATACGGCTACATTTGTCGAGGTTGCCGCGGGTGCGATAGGCGTCGAAACGCTGCGGCCGGCATCCTCGAGCCAGGGCAAATCGAAAAAGCATCGGCTGCTTTGCGAAACGGAGCCACGATCAACCAGATCATCCACGGCCGTCCACCGGGAAGCGGCAACTACTACGATCGAACATTGATACTGATCCATCCTTCGGTTTTTTATCGCTATCGCCGAGCAAATCCTGAATTCAATCAGTTTGTGCTGGACACGATCGAAACCAGAGTTTGCCGGCGCAATCCAATATCGGCCGTCGCGTCTGGAACGTTCAGATACGAATGGGACCCCGCTGATGCTCATGTAATCCCCGGGCTGATACCCGATGGCTTCCCCGGCAAAGACGACGTGGTCCAATCGATCTTCGTCGAACTGATTGAGGGTCGTTTAGATCGAGGCCAACTGAAACAGCATATCAGGTGGTTTTTGAAGGATTACGATCGGCAGCATCCAGGGAAATTCGCAAAGTTTGGCAACAGCCCGCTCGTATCGCTGGACGAAGCCATGTTTGATGACGGACACGGCACCCGAGGCGACTACGTGACCCGCAGCCTCTGGGACTAGGCGCGCGAAAGCCGCCCCAGAGGGGCTTGGCAATCACTGCAAATCAGGAATACGGTGCAGGCGGAGCCTGAAAACTCCCGCTGAAAGCCCTTGCCGGGGCTGTTTGGCACCAGGGCGATGGCAGGGCGATCCTTGCCGGGATCAACTGTCGCCATCGAGACGTAGACGCGCTGGTTAGCCGCCAGCGTGAACGGCAGCACTATGCCGGGAAGGCGGCGGCTATACAAGACCCGCAAGGGGAAGGCCGTCGCGCGTCGTCTCTGGCGGCGTTTTCAGCTTCCCGGCGCCAGTGCTGCCCACTGGCACTCCGGTCCTGAAAAACCGGATTATGATCCAGAGAACCACCCATGCAAGCCATTGCAGAACTACGCCCAGAGCCCTCTGGCGACATCTCGCCCGACGCGGAGGCGAGCCTCAACGATCTTTCCAACGCATTCGAATGCGCGCGGACCATCTTCAACTACGCCACCATGCTAGGGGTGCTATTGGCGAGCCCGGACGCGGAAAATGCCGTCAGTGGCATGCACCAACTAATGCACGAGGTCCGTGATCTCGCGATGACGGTCCAGAACCTCCTCAACCGAGCGAGCGGCGGACGCCTTGATCCTACCAGCAGGGAGGGGTGAGCCATGAAGGCAAAGCTTACCAAGCGCCAGCATCAGGTTATCCGGCTCATTGTCGAAGGCCTCACAAGCAAGCAGATTGCGAGAAAGTTGGAGCTTTCGCACCGCACCGTCGAGTCTCACCGGCAAAATGCCTATCGCAGGCTCGGGGTGCACAACGTCGCTGGGATGATACGCTGCATCATCGCCTTTGGTGCAGAAGCCAATCGCGCTCGCGCGCATCTGCATTAACGAGCTGTGGAAGCCCCCAAAAGGCCCGCCGGTTCACGCTGGCGGGCCACATTATTGTACCGAATTGGAAATTATTCACTTGGCAGCAAATATCATTTGACACTTCCAAATGTTCGAGCGAAACTCCCCCTCGACGCGCCACCGTAGGATTGTCAGATGCAGACGACGGATTTGTCAGATTTTCGGTGGCTTTGGCCGCTGCACGAAAACGATAGGCTGGAGTTCGCGGCAAAAGACGTTTGCCGACTTACAGGCATTGCTGCGCATTCCCTGCAGAATTGGGCCAACCGTGGTCTGCTAGACTTTTCCGGAAAATCAAATCCCGGAAAGGGTGGTGCTCGGCTCTATTCAAAAAAGGCTGTGCTCATCATCAGATTTGCTCAAGAGATGATCACGCTTGGCTTTGAGCCATCGATGGCCCTTGCTGTGGGTATGCTGATTGATCTCAAGCTATCGTTGGGGATTGCCAAGGCGGGGCGGCGGCATGACGCAACGCAGTTCGTATACGGTGCGACCGCTATAATTCACCGCAAACCAAGTGCGCCGGCGACAGCCCTCTCTGAGGGCAATAGCGAGGTAGAGCACCTTGAGTCTGAATACAATAAGCTAGGGTATGCAGTCGAAATATATGCTCGACGGGGCGAGGAGACCGATTTCGGTATTCCACTAAAAGCATTCAATCCGAGCCTTGGCGCAGCCCTTATTGTGAACGTCGGCGAACTCATCATGCAGGTTCAGAAAAAGGTGCTGCCCGATTGGCGCCGTTGGATCGAGCAGTTCAACGCGATGGACGAAGCCGCCAGAGCTACTGAAAGCGACAGAGCGAGATCTGCGCCAACTGTGAAGAGACGCTCTCGCAAGGTGCGAATTGGTTAGGTCTGTCTCTATGCATCTCGCCGCGACCCGAACTGAGCCGGCAATTCTTGGCGTGAATGATCTCACGCCGAGAGCGTTTGACTATGGTGATATGCCATCGGTCGAAACCACCGTCCTGCGCGCGCAGGCTGCTCGCATCCGTAAGCTGAACAAGTCCGTGATGGCGTCGATCATCGAGATCGGCAACGACTTGATTGCGGCGAAGCAAAAATTACCACACGGCAGCTTCGCGCGCTGGATCGAGTCCGAATGCGGCTTTTCGGACAAGACAGCCCAAAACTACATGGGCGCCGCTCGGCTCGCCGAGGGGAAAACCGAACTCATTTCGCTTTTGGCGCCGGCCGTCGCCTACAAGCTTGCTGCTAAGAGTGCCCCGCCGCCCGCCGTCGCGAATGTCATTGACCGCCTCTCCAGGGGCGAGCGCGTCTCTGAGATAGATGTCGAGACCGAGATCATCAACGCCCGGACCAAGCAGTTCGTCGCGGCGAAAAAGGAGGCGACGCAAAAGCAACGA
The genomic region above belongs to Bradyrhizobium sp. CCBAU 53338 and contains:
- a CDS encoding DUF3102 domain-containing protein; translation: MNDLTPRAFDYGDMPSVETTVLRAQAARIRKLNKSVMASIIEIGNDLIAAKQKLPHGSFARWIESECGFSDKTAQNYMGAARLAEGKTELISLLAPAVAYKLAAKSAPPPAVANVIDRLSRGERVSEIDVETEIINARTKQFVAAKKEATQKQRAASIKANRDWKAGQAAREEAARVRREKYEAAAKAISARLGSETVAWLLSTMKDAGQGDIWDSATTILSLLEEGGGH
- a CDS encoding LuxR C-terminal-related transcriptional regulator codes for the protein MKAKLTKRQHQVIRLIVEGLTSKQIARKLELSHRTVESHRQNAYRRLGVHNVAGMIRCIIAFGAEANRARAHLH
- a CDS encoding MerR family transcriptional regulator; the protein is MQTTDLSDFRWLWPLHENDRLEFAAKDVCRLTGIAAHSLQNWANRGLLDFSGKSNPGKGGARLYSKKAVLIIRFAQEMITLGFEPSMALAVGMLIDLKLSLGIAKAGRRHDATQFVYGATAIIHRKPSAPATALSEGNSEVEHLESEYNKLGYAVEIYARRGEETDFGIPLKAFNPSLGAALIVNVGELIMQVQKKVLPDWRRWIEQFNAMDEAARATESDRARSAPTVKRRSRKVRIG
- a CDS encoding HK97 family phage prohead protease; this translates as MTPLGRPKLEYLNSGRIDRVGPGSITPTRGARKAGVLGYIGGWATRYAKPHIHKSRIEVMMVGCFATTLAKQQAVRFLIDHDEGQLVATSDDNLMLRSDEVGLAFILTVPATDAGEKALRAVESGRMAAMSVGYETVETEAKQLAGEQCYLVRSARLNEISLVSRGAVSQAYAKVIARPDFSLVLEDAAGADRAAEKSKHEALRARASAAASDVSSSFRNVINLLGAMGNAA
- a CDS encoding toprim domain-containing protein, with translation MSADVIGHALRGRRNGNGWLVPCPVPSHGKGRGDRSPSLSVSDGDDGRLLLRCFAGCEFADILDELKHRGLVDGKQLAATKFKPSVVRRFEPQPDVGALTIWRATVEAQETVVDEYLNRRGIYLRPKMLRCRLDRRSMVAGVQAPDGKIIAIQQTWLTGEGEKAASKRLTTGNLGTGAVRLGAANAVMGLAEGVETALSAMQMTGVTVWASLGAARLHSVELPPDVREVHVFCDNDGPGRTAAKRAADVHTTLGRSVYLRSPPDQCGDWNDFLNLLADRDGRDLPSSDVAEDAA
- a CDS encoding AAA family ATPase, translated to MNMRTIIVGEKVEAVSPKSAAPLFVLYDDLDAEASKAWLVDRMLGAGELSAFYGPPGCGKGVIIEDMALHIAAGCDWHGRAVARGSVVYIALERKRLVERRAIAFRNKHGLRNVPFAIVGGVYDFRDVTTAAQIAEICREVEHKTGQAVVLIVIDTVSRALAGGDENSPKDMGALVTVTAKLQEDTQAHILLVHHIPHDSDRLRGHGALLGAVDTTIAVANGGAARSARVVKANDSEEGEGISFTIDSVEISQDGTTAAVAVPADAPPPPTSVGPRLSANAKTMLAILQEAGRDGLLTEEWNARSRDAGIGARRRADLTDARSILKRAGLVREYADRWRSQA